A single window of Bombus pascuorum chromosome 1, iyBomPasc1.1, whole genome shotgun sequence DNA harbors:
- the LOC132909888 gene encoding uncharacterized protein LOC132909888, producing the protein MKNGWIFVSILTTFVVVVNGRVYYLPTLDENRYDDLTYPIPNEQSSRDLDLSFFAGDSSEPDSKIHPVKKVYTLVAPEKPVMEVNKEELPITRYKLVEAPVKRVGSDDIIMVPEVNRKMVKIDRNSKGEVILELRVIANHDTV; encoded by the exons ATGAAGAACGGTTGGATATTTGTGAGCATCCTGACGACGTTCGTAGTTGTCGTTAATGGACGAGTTTATTATTTGCCGACTCTGGACGAGAATCGATACGACGACTTAACTTACCCCATTCCGAATGAGCAATCTTCGCGGGATTTGGATCTGAGTTTCTTTGCTGGGGATTCGAGCGAGCCTGATAGTAAGATACATCCTGTTAAAAAG GTGTACACGCTTGTCGCGCCGGAAAAGCCGGTCATGGAAGTGAACAAAGAGGAGCTACCGATCACGCGTTACAAATTAGTCGAAGCACCTGTTAAGAGAGTCGGATCAGATGATATTATCATGGTCCCGGAGGTGAACCGCAAAATGGTGAAAATCGATAGGAACAGCAAGGGCGAAGTGATCTTGGAGCTTCGCGTTATCGCTAATCATGATACTGTTTGA